A genome region from Paralichthys olivaceus isolate ysfri-2021 chromosome 6, ASM2471397v2, whole genome shotgun sequence includes the following:
- the snx21 gene encoding sorting nexin-21 yields MASRLLDRLKRSLFKDVHWEVTEQEAGDTQEVEEFDEDRWEAELAEEEECVTDRLGGTLSFDSAGGGGVEESGEGLDSDSDFLGESMEEGLSSTDASPVGASPVGPSPSSLLTRQLQESWRSLCGLEGGSPVPSGRRLMDNLLFEVTDASVMQDGSAKYVLYTVHVIQTGGSDKTPAVITRRYSDFQRLHATLRRNHSDLMDRVCFPRKKLRRNFTAETIARRSRAFEQYLSHLCSLPVLRGALCVRQFFYLTDLHAGQLLIRVGRYQEALGPLLNAKRLQQKLGWASYYDTQAQALPPASSHWFFTLVGLSCCFQEVDQLEEAGDHCDHALRVLTPADPQTDAQDKPIPQNAAPLPQMDRPHPLLLPLLRAVVRLLWQTGRDKRQWEELLQQLEEQWAGLDNQPTIKEFLVKHNLQESEGAGLA; encoded by the exons ATGGCGTCCCGGCTGCTGGATCGTCTGAAGCGGTCGCTGTTCAAAGATGTTCACTGGGAGGTAACGGAACAGGAAGCAGGAGACacacaggaggtggaggagttcGATGAGGACCGGTGGGAGGCGGAActggcggaggaggaggagtgcgTGACTGATCGCCTGGGGGGGACTCTGTCCTTCGATagcgcaggaggaggaggagtggaagaAAGTGGCGAGGGGCTGGACAGTGACTCCGACTTCCTGGGAGAGTCGATGGAGGAGGGGCTCAGCAGCACAG ATGCCAGTCCTGTCGGTGCGTCACCTGTcggcccctccccctcctccctgctgaCACGGCAGCTtcaggagagctggaggagcctGTGCGGACTCGAAGGAGGAAGTCCCGTCCCCTCTGGACGACGGCTGATGGACAACTTGTTGTTTGAGGTCACCGACGCCAGTGTGATGCAGGACGGCTCCGCAAAATACGTG CTCTACACCGTCCACGTGATCCAGACCGGCGGCAGCGACAAGACGCCTGCTGTCATCACCCGCCGCTACTCCGACTTTCAGCGCCTTCATGCCACACTGAGGCGAAATCATTCAGACCTGATGGATCGTGTGTGTTTTCCAC GTAAGAAGCTGCGGAGGAACTTCACGGCCGAGACGATCGCCAGACGCAGCCGGGCCTTTGAACAGtatctgtctcacctgtgttcACTGCCCGTCCTGCGGGGGGCGCTCTGTGTGCGACAGTTCTTCTACCTGACCGACCTGCATGCTGGACAGCTGCTCATCAG GGTGGGACGTTACCAGGAGGCGCTGGGTCCGCTGCTCAACGCCAAGAGGCTGCAACAGAAACTGGGCTGGGCCAGTTACTACGACACCCAGGCTCAGGCCCTGCCCCCGGCCTCCTCCCATTGGTTCTTCACTCTCGTGGGGCTGTCGTGCTGTTTCCAAGAAGTGGACCAGCTGGAGGAGGCCGGGGATCACTGTGACCACGCCCTCCGTGTCCTGACGCCCGCCGACCCTCAAACTGACGCACAGGACAAGCCCATCCCACAGAATGCTGCACCCCTCCCACAAATGGACAGGCCACACCCCCTCCTGTTACCGTTGCTGAGGGCGGTGGTTCGGCTTTTATGGCAGACGGGACGAGACAAGCGGCAGTGGGAggagcttttgcagcagcttgaGGAGCAGTGGGCGGGGCTAGACAATCAGCCAACCATCAAAGAGTTTCTGGTAAAACACAACCTGCAAGAGAGTGAGGGGGCGGGGTTAGCATGA
- the LOC138410626 gene encoding uncharacterized protein, with protein MGCRFTRIKAKTREPSHPRHREELHYVDEYGQPITVQVEGRRGRGNRRRRSRCAAECSAPTERHWEALRAMGLMEGEEGQGDAYSAGPYYGHMTVSPDLYSTNSRMMIPPDVYAPSGYPPRSSNDQHPGSSYLPTVSYSLDHLDRLDYQGPEMMPYQPNSESCLIGCYNAEGMEHKNFSRQSDYCHPWRPDRPLGYLPLSELDSGLGCGPDSPNHQVALSEAETDAMSSLPGHTPSSQGSSSSSESLTSSEPSDSGFHSVSTGEHRRLHKIQGSHGHRQSHHLRTGHSPREQRGRWDLESIPETTQMSHPGAPLASRCTVGNSTTTTVHFHRAERSPTRHRSPPSPSIGCRTEPCQRRALWLEQQQGRGGTIEAPGRSRTIQDLTEGQQRRRASHPNVTDPNAMRSKLQNNEPTTASNTLGPRSRASYPSNCQPTSHPSTDRTGLTNHQNSLRNSQGSIRSREEDTLSKSPGSGSSGASDWRGFQTLGNRSGNSKGSVPFYSTLGAPQQRPHSPPSPRSRLSNQKSVRNQLLRARAYRLARERSEVTTDEEVRGDGRRQREEEGEDGRLVGRYWSRTERRRHLAQSRQHRERRGGVGEEQAGGVQGSLSSQTVLELSHMKQNRLRNSKLLDDWTTVEELLTHGTRVESDSQLCPSPLLSVTTV; from the exons GCCAAGACTCGAGAACCTTCTCATCCCcgacacagagaggagctgcacTATGTGGACGAGTACGGCCAGCCAATCACGGTGCAGGTAGAAGGGAGAAGAGGACGTGGAAACAGGAGGCGCCGGTCCCGTTGTGCCGCTGAGTGCAGCGCTCCGACAGAGCGACACTGGGAGGCCCTGAGAGCCATGGGattgatggagggagaggaaggtcAGGGAGACGCCTACAGCGCAGG GCCCTACTATGGTCACATGACCGTGTCACCTGACCTTTACTCCACCAATAGTCGCATGATGATTCCTCCTGATGTCTACGCTCCCAGCGGCTACCCGCCCAGGTCATCAAACGACCAGCATCCGGGGAGCAGCTACCTGCCGACCGTCTCTTACAGCTTAGATCACCTGGACAGACTCGACTACCAG GGTCCGGAGATGATGCCCTACCAGCCGAATTCAGAGAGCTGTCTGATTGGCTGCTACAACGCTGAAGGGATGGAGCACAAGAACTTCTCCAGACAG TCTGACTATTGTCATCCTTGGCGGCCTGATCGTCCTCTAGGATACCTTCCACTTAGTGAGCTTGACAGTGGGCTAGGCTGCGGACCCGATAGCCccaaccaccaggtggcgctCTCTGAGGCAGAGACGGACGCCATGTCATCGCtgccaggccacaccccttcctCCCaaggctcctcctcttcctcagaatCCCTAACTTCCTCTGAACCCAGCGACTCTGGCTTCCACAGCGTCAGCACCGGGGAACACAGGCGGCTGCACAAAATTCAAGGGAGCCACGGCCATCGGCAGTCTCATCATCTCCGTACAGGCCACTCCCCTCGAGAACAGAGAGGACGCTGGGATTTGGAATCCATCCCTGAAACAACTCAGATGAGTCACCCTGGAGCCCCACTAGCCTCTCGCTGCACTGTGGGTAACAGCACAACCACAACAGTTCACTTCCACAGAGCTGAGAGGAGTCCCACCCGCCACCGATctccaccctccccctccatcg GCTGCCGTACTGAGCCCTGCCAACGGAGAGCGCTGTggttggagcagcagcagggaagaGGCGGGACGATAGAAGCTCCAGGCCGGAGTCGAACGATACAAGATTTGACAGAGGGACAGCAGCGCCGCAGGGCCAGTCACCCCAACGTGACCGATCCAAACGCTATGAGGAGCAAACTTCAGAACAACGAGCCAACTACAGCCAGCAACACTCTGGGGCCAAGGAGCAGGGCCAGTTATCCCAGTAACTGCCAACCCACCAGTCACCCCAGTACAGACAGAACCGGTCTCACCAATCATCAGAACTCGTTGAGAAACAGCCAAGGCTCCATtcggagcagagaggaggacacCCTCTCCAAGAGTCCTGGATCTGGCTCCAGTGGAGCCTCGGACTGGCGAGGCTTTCAGACTCTTGGGAATCGCTCAGGCAACTCTAAAGGCTCGGTTCCTTTTTACAGCACACTGGGTGCACCGCAACAGAGGCCTCACTCTCCACCCTCTCCCCGCTCCAGACTGTCCAATCAGAAGTCAGTCAGGAATCAGCTGCTCAGAGCCCGAGCTTACCGCCTGGCCAGGGAGCGCAGTGAGGTCACAACAGATGAGGAGGTGCGAGGAGACGGGCggagacaaagggaggaggaaggagaggacgGCAGATTGGTGGGACGATACTGGAGCCGGACGGAGAGGAGACGTCACCTTGCGCAGTCACggcaacacagagagagaagaggaggagtcgGGGAGGAGCAGGCCGGAGGAGTTCAGGGGTCACTGTCGTCTCAGACGGTGCTGGAGCTGAGCCACATGAAGCAGAACCGACTGAGGAACAGCAAACTGCTCGATGATTGGACAAcagtggaggagctgctgaCTCACGGGACCCGAGTGGAGAGTGACAGCCAGCTCTGTCCCAGCCCTCTGTTATCAGTTACTACTGTCTGA